In Vigna angularis cultivar LongXiaoDou No.4 chromosome 8, ASM1680809v1, whole genome shotgun sequence, one DNA window encodes the following:
- the LOC108344879 gene encoding uncharacterized protein LOC108344879 isoform X2: MEKHQAFMRMMARKKNLEKSGEGTSSPSWIVAHKTPTQSMNPALQISDTEKPLSAPVKASSVNAPANDSKKKLPRDKGTPMNKKRKITGPVLFGPLDPLIHVAERLQYNPTPEEKIPFKRMSPGEASDMAYELIARASVCMNYAAGSTKSLLTEELDTVRQDLEASQKKNAELTRHLEEIMKIAEDNRAKVASALTQAQDDLRQLKRTSDDLKLDFQKATSQNQALMKERDALVAVRDKLTTENLSLGDDICNERLTGFEQGIAQCRYFFGTPLSHDGFDIMKIVVNGQLLSLSTLDEDEAAAIANASPSGAQAIAEVLFVTTL, from the coding sequence ATGGAGAAACATCAAGCATTCATGCGCATGATGGCTCGCAAGAAGAACCTAGAGAAATCGGGTGAGGGCACCTCGTCTCCTTCGTGGATCGTCGCTCACAAAACTCCCACCCAAAGTATGAATCCCGCACTACAGATTTCTGACACTGAAAAGCCCCTGTCTGCTCCCGTTAAAGCTTCAAGTGTTAACGCTCCGGCGAATGACTCGAAAAAGAAACTCCCGCGTGACAAGGGTACTCCAATgaacaagaaaaggaaaatcaccGGTCCTGTCCTTTTTGGCCCTCTTGATCCCCTTATACATGTCGCAGAGCGGCTACAATATAACCCCACTCCCGAAGAAAAAATACCCTTCAAGCGGATGTCCCCTGGAGAAGCATCAGACATGGCCTACGAGCTTATAGCCCGGGCTAGCGTCTGCATGAACTATGCTGCTGGTTCCACCAAGTCTCTGCTTACTGAAGAATTGGATACCGTTCGTCAAGACTTGGAAGCTAGTCAAAAGAAAAATGCTGAGCTGACTCGTCATCTCGAAGAAATTATGAAGATTGCTGAAGACAACCGTGCCAAGGTTGCATCCGCGCTAACCCAAGCTCAAGATGACCTCCGTCAGCTCAAACGAACTAGCGATGATTTGAAGCTAGATTTCCAGAAGGCCACCTCCCAGAATCAAGCTTTAATGAAGGAAAGGGACGCTCTTGTGGCCGTTCGGGATAAGCTGACTACCGAAAACTTGTCCTTGGGGGATGATATTTGCAACGAACGTCTTACAGGTTTCGAGCAGGGTATTGCCCAATGTCGTTATTTCTTTGGGACTCCATTGAGTCATGATGGATTTGACATTATGAAGATCGTGGTTAATGGTCAACTGTTATCCCTATCAACTCTAGATGAAGATGAAGCTGCTGCAATTGCTAACGCCTCACCTTCGGGCGCCCAAGCCATCGCCGAAGTGCTCTTTGTAACAACATTGTAA
- the LOC108344879 gene encoding uncharacterized protein LOC108344879 isoform X1 has product MTPAELDIICQIDQLPSRTSSRQLIGLLGSDTLRARVFDIFGGMEKHQAFMRMMARKKNLEKSGEGTSSPSWIVAHKTPTQSMNPALQISDTEKPLSAPVKASSVNAPANDSKKKLPRDKGTPMNKKRKITGPVLFGPLDPLIHVAERLQYNPTPEEKIPFKRMSPGEASDMAYELIARASVCMNYAAGSTKSLLTEELDTVRQDLEASQKKNAELTRHLEEIMKIAEDNRAKVASALTQAQDDLRQLKRTSDDLKLDFQKATSQNQALMKERDALVAVRDKLTTENLSLGDDICNERLTGFEQGIAQCRYFFGTPLSHDGFDIMKIVVNGQLLSLSTLDEDEAAAIANASPSGAQAIAEVLFVTTL; this is encoded by the exons ATGACTCCAGCAGAACTAGACATTATCTGTCAGATTGATCAGCTACCCAGCCGAACCTCCTCTCGCCAGCTCATCGGTCTACTTGGGTCAGACACTCTACGCGCTAGAGTGTTTG ACATATTCGGCGGAATGGAGAAACATCAAGCATTCATGCGCATGATGGCTCGCAAGAAGAACCTAGAGAAATCGGGTGAGGGCACCTCGTCTCCTTCGTGGATCGTCGCTCACAAAACTCCCACCCAAAGTATGAATCCCGCACTACAGATTTCTGACACTGAAAAGCCCCTGTCTGCTCCCGTTAAAGCTTCAAGTGTTAACGCTCCGGCGAATGACTCGAAAAAGAAACTCCCGCGTGACAAGGGTACTCCAATgaacaagaaaaggaaaatcaccGGTCCTGTCCTTTTTGGCCCTCTTGATCCCCTTATACATGTCGCAGAGCGGCTACAATATAACCCCACTCCCGAAGAAAAAATACCCTTCAAGCGGATGTCCCCTGGAGAAGCATCAGACATGGCCTACGAGCTTATAGCCCGGGCTAGCGTCTGCATGAACTATGCTGCTGGTTCCACCAAGTCTCTGCTTACTGAAGAATTGGATACCGTTCGTCAAGACTTGGAAGCTAGTCAAAAGAAAAATGCTGAGCTGACTCGTCATCTCGAAGAAATTATGAAGATTGCTGAAGACAACCGTGCCAAGGTTGCATCCGCGCTAACCCAAGCTCAAGATGACCTCCGTCAGCTCAAACGAACTAGCGATGATTTGAAGCTAGATTTCCAGAAGGCCACCTCCCAGAATCAAGCTTTAATGAAGGAAAGGGACGCTCTTGTGGCCGTTCGGGATAAGCTGACTACCGAAAACTTGTCCTTGGGGGATGATATTTGCAACGAACGTCTTACAGGTTTCGAGCAGGGTATTGCCCAATGTCGTTATTTCTTTGGGACTCCATTGAGTCATGATGGATTTGACATTATGAAGATCGTGGTTAATGGTCAACTGTTATCCCTATCAACTCTAGATGAAGATGAAGCTGCTGCAATTGCTAACGCCTCACCTTCGGGCGCCCAAGCCATCGCCGAAGTGCTCTTTGTAACAACATTGTAA